DNA from Balearica regulorum gibbericeps isolate bBalReg1 chromosome 18, bBalReg1.pri, whole genome shotgun sequence:
ATCCCGGTCTGAATCGCCTGGGAGGTTGTGCTGCGGAAGGAACCCCAGTCACACACAGCCTGGCTAGCACCGCCACTCCAACGGGGCAGGCCAGGCTGCTTTGCATCAAAGGTGACATCACACCAACAGCCACACAAGATGCCATCTAACGCTTGCTGGGCACAGGAgtccctgctctctgcaggcatGCCCAGGCACTGCGTCCTCTGGCAACCCACACCGATGGAGAGTCTGACTTCCAAATGATTCCGAGCGCAGGAAAGCGGTTGTAATTCCTTGGAGCTCTACAGTTAAGAGCTCCAGAAACTGGGGACAGGGGCTTACTCAAATACGTGTCCCAGGGGTGCCAGTAAGTCCAGCTCTCTTGCACAGTAACTCACTAATTCCGAGAAGCTGCTCTCAGGTCTCCCCACTTTTGCTGGGGGCAGCGCTCAGTATCACAGGCTGCAGCGCTCAGTTTGAATGGCGCTGTTAGCTCGGTGGGGTGTGACGGCTCCTCTACCTCCTGAGCTTAGTCCTGAAATATAATCAGCAGAGGACCTTTCCTTTGGGCTAGTCTATTTGTAGAGTTACTACTGTCCACTTAAAAAGTTTTCCCAATCTCTCTCAGGATGTTCAGTGCAGCTGTGAGTTACAGAACTGGTGCAATGAGCAACACACCATTCTTAGTGCTGAAGAGCTCTACGCACACCAGAACCATCTGCAGGACTTGGATCCTTCACCACCAGCTCCAAGGACAAATCCAAGTTCCACATCTTCACCTTCCTAATAGTGACAGACAGCAGAACACACCCCACCTGTGCGTCTTCTCTACTGCTTCTTTTTCCATGCCATCTTCCAGCGTTGCCTCATGGATCAGCAGGGTGGCATTTTTCCCTGTGTAAATAATCATATATTCATCCTTCAGTTGAATACAGCCCAGCCCAACTGCCTACACAAACTCTCATATCCTCCCTTAGCCCCTCActgtgctgcaggcacagcacCAAGGGTTTGGGGGTGCCCACTTTGGACACTAACAGTTTGAGACCTTTCTCCAAGAGGTTGCTCAAGCAGAGCATTTTTGTTACCTACCCATTTGTACTAAGGCCATGCAGGGCATTGTGTCACCAGAATAGACTATTTTCCAGCCAGATTTGTGGATCATTGAacatgcaaaagcatttttacagtGCTGGACTTCACAAGTCTGAAACTGGACAAGGATATAAGTGTTAGACCTCAGGTCCCCTCTTGCCCCTCATAGCAACTGACCCTGCCAGCTCGTCAGCTTACCTCAGCCAAGTCGTAGTTCTCTAACAGAGAACTGACAAACCATTTGGCTTTAGGTTTGATGTTCTCACAGCCTGTCACAAGAGACTGGGAAGTAATCATTCtgtgagggaggggagaagagagaactAAGGACTCATACAAAGTAAAACCTGATCTTATCTTTAAGCAGCCTATTTCTCCTTCTCAGTTCAGTGCCTTACAAACAACACATTTCGGTGCAGCTATCTGTTTTCCCCCTGCTCTCCCTATTCAGTGCCCCAGTAACTCATCCAACCGCTTCCCCACTGTTAAATGCTCTCTCCTCCAAgaatcttttttcatttgccCAAGTCCCCTTTcctaacaaaaggaaaagcctaCACGTAAGCCTCTGTTAAGTAGCACAACTGAGTAACAAACCCTATCCTCCCCTTTGCAAACTGCACATCCTAATTCTACACAGAGTGGAAGGACTCAGAGTTGCCTTCAACAAAGGGGTGAGGGGGAATGGATGACAGTAGTTTGCCTTAAACAAGGACCCAGCAAGGACATTTCTCCACATACCACGCAGAACACTCACTTGATGTCTCCGAGAATCTCTTCACAGTGGTTGTGGTACTCGTGTAGCCAAGGCATGATCTGTTCAGGTGCAACTAGAAACAGAGGGCTGAAAGCCTGACCAAGGGCTGCCTGTAAAAGCAAAggccggggcaggagggggagagaggaaaatcagCACTAGGTACACAACAAATCAGATAGAAGAAAAACCTAGAGAAATAGGGTTTCCTATTTTTCCTAAACCTTTTCCACTACTCAGAAGTTCCCCTCCCCTCACTCCAAGGCAAGCTCAGGAGCAGTGAAACAACACTACTACTTACAAAAGCTCTCCGCCTCTCCATCAGGATGTTCAACAAGCCCTGCAAAGGGAATAAACGTGACAGTAAGCTGTGGTCAGAAACATCTGGGGCGTAAGTGGGCAACGGTGCTATTGCAGCTCAGCAAGCGGCAGTTTTTGGAAAAATCTATGGTCAGAAATATGTGATTACTGCTTTTCCAATAACTACAACCTGCCAAGCTGCTGTAACACTGTCACTGCTTATGCCCCCAAGCTGGTTGCCAGTAGCCCACAACACAAACCCCTCAGcccttcccagtgctgctgtgtCTGCTCCCAGAAGAAGAATGGAGAGCACAAAGTCTCTACACAACATCTCAGTCCcagtctgttttctgcagacCAACAGTCTGCCCTGATCAGGCCCAATTTACAACAGACCAACTGGCCCTCCTGTGATTATTTATTACAAAGCATTGAAGGAAGCCAGGTTGGACACTGCTAAAAAATTACATCTATGGATGCTCCCAGCAAGTCTGCAAGGATTAGAAACACAGACAGATTCACTagcgcggggggggggacgtGCAGCCCTAACAGCAGGGCAGCCCACATTCATCACCTGCAGCTAAACCTGAGTCCCAAACAGCAGAGCATGCCTGCACCATTTCTCCTTCCAACACAGTCAACCTACCGAATGATGATCAGTATGCATATGAGACACAAACACAGCCACTATGTTACACAGCACTTGGTCAACTTGCTCTCCATAGTGGCGACAGAGCTGTCCAAAGGTTCCTTCTCCACAGTCCAAGAGCAGGGAACGGGTAGAGCTGGCAAGACAAGTGACAAAGACATTTAGCAGCTGCTGTAGGAGCCCTGATTAGGGCGCATTCAGGGAGGGGAAGCTTTTGGGTTTGAGGGCAGAGAGCTCCCAGTGCTCCACCTCTAAATGCTACTCCAGTTCTACCAGCTGAAGCTTTGGAAAGACTGTTCTGACTGCATAGCTCATTCTGGTCCTGTGTGCCCTTGGGGCAGATGGTACAATGAATGAAGACATTACACATTTGGCCTTACAGGTGGCTCTCAAGTCTTCCCCAGCTATAGGGAGACAGGTGTCTGAAACAGAAGTCCGAAAGACTCCACAAGAGGGGCACCTTCCCTGTGTCATCACCACACTGGCTGAAACAGCCCTTGGACAACACCTCCTTGAGACACTGAGCATCTCCAAGCAGAACACACGACATCAGGATTTACCTGGTATTTACCAGTGTGGAACTGACATTTCGGATTTTCATTGGAATTGCAGATCCTGTTCCCAAGAACACAATTTCAGGATAAGCACTCACATTTCCTGGAGAAAACAGACAACAAGGATTTGTAAATAGAAGTCATCCACGTACTGCCCAGTCAGACACCATTTAGTTCAACAGCCTAGTAACTCCAGTCTACATGCCCAGCCATGTTCATTTTTGCCTCCCTCGGCCTCTGGCTTTCCCGCAGGAGCAAGATTTACAAGGGAAGACAGAATGAGCACCACCAAGAAAACAGATCATGCATAACTGCATATCCAACGCCAGGCAAACAAGGGCTCTGCTCACAGCCCATGACAGAGCTGGCAGTTCAAGAGGGACCTGACTCTTGTCCCACAGTGCCCTGACTCTCCCCGACATCAGGATCCAGGCAGCAAATGGTGCTGTGTCATACCCTGAAAGCCTCACTGCCAACAGGGCAACTGAAATTCAGAGTGCGCCTCACAGGGAGCTGGTTCTAGAGCAAGACTTTCCCCAGACATAGGGACTCGCACTGTGGCTGCTATGACAGCATTCAACACGAGCAGAAATCTGGTCAGCTcagaaaaatcacacacagGTGCTTTGCCTATAATTGCCCCCAACAGCACCCAATCCCCAAACCTAGCAGCTTTAGAAAAACTGAACCACAAGACTATGTAACTCCAACTGAAACGAGCTCAGTTTGCACTCAGTTTGTCCTGCACAGCTCCAGGACAACTTAAGAGcacctctccagcagcaggaaaCTGCATGTTCACAGCTTTGCCTGGGCCCTAAAGCAGTGGGTCACCAAGACCTCCTGCTTCCCATTACACCAACCCAAGGCAAGTTGCTGATCCTCACCTGGTACAGCAGGCAGGCTCTCTTTGCACTCCTTCACACGAGTCTGGAAGTCAGGGAGATCCAAGGCTTCACTTACAAACGCATCATGGTCGCAGACAGTCACAGCATCtctgaaagaacagaacagaCCACCTATCAGGACAGGGTAGGAACTGAAAAGACAGCACTTTTCAGAGCAAAGTGCCAAATTACTGTGCCAAAACAGCCTTATAACAGGTAAAACACTCCTTCCAAGATCCATTTTGAGGTGTGGGGGAAGATACACCCACGAGTGTGGTGTGCATCAAAAAGGCCTGGTTGGGCTAAGCCATGCCACAGAAATAACCATTCTACCAAACTGAAGAAGCTTGTGGAAAAGCACCAGGCTCTCTGTGCTGTCCAGATTCAGAGAGCTGCCAGACACTAGAGGGCACCGCAAGGCAGCACAGGTACCCTGAAGGAGGAACGACTACTCAAGAGGGCTCCAGGCACCACTAAAAAGCATACTAGTCCTGGGTCCTGGTCCTGCACCAGGGCACGTGCCATACTACAGGCCTTCAGACACCTGAAGCAGAGAGATTTAAACTCTTTTTTGGCATCTGGATCCTCCTATTCTGCCCAGAGCCAGAAATCTGAGCCACAGCAGCTGGTATCCCCTTGCACCAGGTGGTCCCCTACTCTTAAGATCCTTATTGAGCAGCTTCTCCTACTTGCCCACAAAGCAAGCACCAGTGGAGAAGTCTACAACTGTTTAACCACCTGGGCTTTCAGTTCTGGTACCATTTGAAGACCCAGAAAGCCTGGTAAGACTTTCATCAGGCTCCCTGAAAagtctcactgccccccccccacagtgggataggggagagaatcaaaaaagaaactcatgggttgagataaaaagttttaagggacagaaaaggaagagaataataatgataaaagaatacagaaaacaagcGATatacagcacaattgctcaccaaccGCTGATCGATGCCCActcaacctggccttgaacggggcaaccacagcttctctgggcaacctgtgccagtgcctcaccaccctcacagggaagaatttcccaatacctaatctaaatctaccctctttcagcttcagGCGATtctccttgtcctatcactccctgcccttgtcaccagcccctctccagctttcctgtagccccttcagggactggaagggtCTCTaaagtctccccagagccttctcttctccaggctgaacaaccccaagtctctcagcctgtcctcatagcagaggtgctccagccctctgatcatctctgtggcctcctctggactcactccaacagctccatgtccttcttgtcctggggtccccagagctggacgcagtactgcaggtggggtctcaccagagtggagtagaggggcagaatcccctccctcgacctgctggtcacaccccttttgatgcagcccaggacatggttggctttctgggctgcaagcgcacactgctggctcatgttgagcttcttgtccaccaacacccccaagtccttctcctcagggctgctttcaatccattcctcgcccagcctgtagctgtgcttgggattgcaccaacccacatgcaggaccttgcacttggccttgttgaacttcctgcggttcacacgggcccacctctccagcctgtcaaggtccctctggatggcatagctttcctccagcatgtcaaccacaccacacagcttggtgtggttggcaaacttgctgagggtgcactcgatcccactgtccatgttgctgacaaagatgttgaacagcgccAGTCCCgatactgacccctgaggaacgccacttgtcactgttctccacttggacattgaccacaactctttcagtatgaccatccagccaattccttatccactgagtggtccatccatcgaatccatctctctccaatttagagacaaggatgtcgtgcgaCACAGTGTTAAACCCTTcgcacaagtccaggtagataatgTCAATCACTCTTCCCTCATCTGCCAACGCTGCAACTCggtcacagaaggccaccaagtttgtcaggcaggatttgcccaGTGAAGCCgtggtggctgtcaccaatcacctccttattttccatgtgcctgaggATAGTCtctaggaggatctgctccacaatcttgccaggcacagaggtgagactgaccaatccgtagttccccaggtctttcttttttccatttttaaaaatgggggtaatgtttccccttttccagtcagtgggaagttcaccagactgccacaacttctcaaacaTGAAGGAGAGTGGCtgagcaacttcatccaccagttccctcaggacccatggatgcatctcatcaggtctcatggacttgtgcaccttaGGTTCCTTAGACAGTCTCAAActtgatcttctcctgcagcagtcGGTTCTccattctcccagtccctgcctttggaTTCTGCCACTTGGGCAAtgtggctggagcacttgcAGGTGAAGATTtaggcaaaaaagtcattgagtatctcagccttctccatatcctgggtaaccaggtgttccatttcattccggaggggactcacattttctctcatcctccttttatcactagCATACctgcagaagcttttcttgttgcccttgacatccctggccagaattaattctatcagggctttggctttcctaacctgatccctggctgctcagacagtttctctatATTCCTTCCAGGCTACCCGCCTTTGCTTCCAGCCTTTGTAGGCTTCTGGTTTAtgtttgactttgtccaggagctccttgttcatccctGCAGGCCTCTGGGCATTTTTGcatgacttcctctttgttgggatgcctCGCTCtagagcttggaggaggtgacccttgaataccAACCAGCtatcttgggcccctcttccctccagggctttgtcccatggtatctaccaagcaggtccctgaagaggccaaagtctgctctgctgaagtccagggtagtgagcttgctgtgcacccccctcactgccctgaggatcttgaactccaccatttcatggtcccTGCAGTCAAGGCTGCCCTTGAACTTCACATCCCGCACCAGTCCCTCCTTGCTGGTGAGAACAatgtccagcatggcacctctcctcgttggctcctctatcacttggagaaggaggttatcatcaacacattccaggaacctcctggattgcttgtgccctgctgtgttgcccctccaacagatacCAGGGTGACTGAAGTCCCCCAgggaggaccagggcttgtgaacgtgaggctgctcctatttgtctatagagggcctcatccactcggtctccctggtcaggtggcctgtagcagactcCCACTGCAGTGTTCCCCGTCCCTGCGCTCCCTTTAATCatgacccataagctcttggtgGCTCCGCACCCATTCCCAGGCAGAGCCCCATGCACTCCAGTGGGTCACTAACATAGAGGGGAcaccccctcctctcccctgaaGCTGAAAGTCCTTGACTTCATTGTAAACACTGCTAAGCAAGCAACTAAACAgtgttatcaatgttattttcatactaaatccggaatacagcactataccagctactagaaagaaaattcactctatgccaaccaaaaccaggacaacccTGTCTGAGACTTTCAGGGACAGGGACACTGACCTCTGCCACTCCTGTTGGGGCCTGAAGTTGTATTTCAGGAGGCACTCTCCCCGCACAATGGGCACGCTACACACAGCCTCTTCTTCCTACAGGAAGAAGAGCGacattaaacacattttttgctCTGGGGTGTGAGGTGAACAGGCAAGCAGGGCCTGGCCTACCTTGCTCTGGTAGGTGGTAAGCAGAGGGAAGATCTCTGGGTGGATGAGGTTCAGCTGGGTTTGGATCTTGTAGCTGCGTGGGTTGTGCACCGCAGAGGAGTTCTCGTTGAGCACCAAGTGCTGAGTTCCAGGTCCAAATCTGCAAGAGGACAATAAAACAGACAACAGCTTCAGCCCCACGTTAGAGCTGGGTATGTATGCACACCTGAGCCGTTAGCTACATTATCATCTGAGCCCTGCTGACACCCAACAGCTACTTCTACTCTGGAAAAACATGTGCACCATAAGAGCATACTGCTTCCCAACAGTGACATGAAACCAAGTAATCAGAAGACCCCATACCTTTCCAGCCATTGCTGGTAACGGCTGTCTCGAAGCACTGACTCTGGAGTCATGTGAACAACCAAGGCCACCTGGTTCTCAGGAAGTCCCTCCTGGTACCTGTGGCACGTTCAAATACAGGAATACGTGAGCTTCAGTCCTCCGTCACCTTGgcatcccttcccctctcccatcTTGGTACTATCAGAGATGACCTCCCCTGAAGCAGGCAGAGCACATATCTTAAGAGCACAGCCCAGGAGCTCGAGGCTCCACATCACAGTAGGCACAAGGCTCCAGTCCGCCATTTGCTGACACCTCCACTCTCCCTCCCAGGACATTTCCTCTCCTCCAAGAGCAACATCATCTGCAGAGCCGTTCAGAAGCCTAACACACTTCTGCACAAGCCCCACAGAGACATTACAGGCAGTCCAAGCTTCCACCACACAGGGAAGTGGCCATCTCTGCATTGCTCCCCATCAAGATATCAGTGTGCATTTCCTCCTCAGGAGGCCCCTGAGGGACGATGGGCCTGTCATAGTTAGAGAACCTCACAGGTTCTGTGCAGACCTGCCTTTCCTACAGGGCTTAAAATGCACCAACAGTCCTTTCTTGCATCTCTAGCTCCTTAACAGTGCCAAATAGCTCAGACATCAGCCACAGGAACAGACACATCTAGAACAGAACAAGAACTTCTCTTTGGCAAAGCTCAGCACAGATGTCTTCCCCCAAACACTCTGGGTCACCCAACCCTGCTACCTTCGGAAGGTCTCGTTTTCACAGACAGCATCCACAAAGCCCTCGTGAGGACACTCCAGCACAATGAACACCGGGCCAGGATCAGTAGGGGTGCACAGTTCTTCAGGAAAGAGCTGCAGGCAGATACACAAAGATCACACCACAACCAAGCTACACACACAGCCCTTTTTGCATCATTATGTCCAACTCTTGGCAGCTGTTCTGtcagccagccccagcaggcagctccaAGCAGGCACTCCCAATGCTCAAACCCAGCTGGTGCAGTTCTGATTCCCTTTCTGCTCTCATTATGcacatttacattttgctgTGTAACAACCAATCCCAACCCTGGTCTCAGAGCAAACCACAGCCTAATGTAAGGAAGGGAATTTTAGCAGCCTCTAGGTTCCCACAGCAGATTCTGtccagagcactgggacaggctgcccagagaggttgtggagtctccttctctggagagattcaaaacctgcctggacacaatcctgtgcaacctgctgtagcaggaggattggactagatgatctccagaggtcccttccaacccctacaGTTCTGTGAATTCAGATGGTAGTAAAAgcttgcttaagaaaaaaaggctttgtgaAATTCTTATGACTCAAAGATATATCAATCTTATCGTCCAATGTAGGATCTTCACTTACAAATCATCCGGGACATGGCCAGAGCTGGCTCTGCCTCTCACTTCAGACTAGCATTCGAGAGATTAAGGCCCTGCACACAGGAACTATCGAACTGCTTTTGGTCTAAGAGGTGCAAACAGAGTAAGGAGGAAGTAACAGCCACACAGGCATTCAAACCTCAGATTTAAAATGTGTGGGGATTAACTCCACTAGTTCATTCCTCGACCCGAATCAGCTTTGGGAAGGGGAGATGATGCAGCTCTGACAAACTGCAGACATACAGCCACACTCACAAATGAGTTTATTTCAGAGCGCACTTCCCTAATCATACCCCTGCAACAGCCCCAGACGTGCCCCCATGGCAGCCACATTCAGCAACAACTTGGGGCTGGAACAGGGACCAGTCATGAAGCAGAGCAGCCACTTGAagctcagaaacagcaaaacccaTGCCAACCTCTTAGCAGGGATGAGAGGGAATAGGCAGGCAACCACCACCCACCCTTGGCTCAGGAAtgggtgttaaaaaaaaaaacccaaacatgtcCCAGTGCCTGTTGGTAGGCAAAACATCCTGCACAAAGAGATTGTCACCCTGGGAGCCCAGTGAAGGAGGGTAGATGACAAAGccacagcagaaagcacagaTACATCTTACCTCTCTGCCTTCAAAAGTGATTCGCTCTCCATTTTTGAGAGCTGTAATTATGGGAAGAATGGCTGGAGTTCCCCTGAAAACAAGgccacagaaatatttagctTGCCAGCATCAACAAGTCTGGTGTTGCCCCATCCCCAGACTGGGATCTTGCACTCACACTGGCAGACCCATCTCCTGCGCTTTAGCTGCCAGGAATTTGCCCTTCTTTGGGTGAatctgaaaagaattaaataaaacagaattatcAGCCACACAAAGAGGGCCAGGAAACAAGACCCACATACTTCCAGTTTAAGTGTTTCCCTACAagtcaaaggatttttttttttagttctacAGCCACTAGTTTAATATACCCCCAAAACGCTTTTACTAGACTTTCTGGTTTCCAAGATCACGCTGCTGCTTCCTGCTCCCTTCTTTAGCCAAGTAAGCAGGACAGACTGTGACTACTGACAGGTCTACTGTGAGCATTAAGCAAGAATGGAACCTGTATACTCTTAATTAGCTGCTCTACAAAGAACACTTCTAAAAAAAGTGTCTCTAGTTTTTACACATTCCTACTCACACTACAGTTATTCTGACCTTTGAAAAGTAGAATCACAAAATAGCTTCAAAGTCCTGCTTGAAAAATGCTATCTCCAATTAAACCTATTTGTAAGATGAAATGTCCTAATGACacaaggaagcatttctttaccaaggggtggtcaaacactggaacaggtttcctaAAGAGGTGctcgatgccccaagcctgttgGAGTTTAAGAGGTGTTTGGACAATTAGTCCTTTagtaacatgctttaacttttggtcagccctgaagtggtcaggcagttggactagatgatccttataggtcccttccaactgaaatttcTGTTCTATATTCTATTGTACATTGATTAGAGACCTTTGTGTCCAAGCTTACTTTACAAAGGAAAGCCATCACCAGATCGGGATGCCTGCTTGCACACTTCTGTTCATTAcctgtaaaagaaaagtaaaactacTTAGAATCATCActatcttttttcttaaagctataATGCTTTAGCAAGCATTGACACATTAACAGGAACAACATCATCCAGCCAACTGTGAGCCCAGCAGCAAAGTGCTACAAGCACCTAAGGCCAGGGAGCCCAAGGTTTCAGCCACAAGAAGCTAAAATAAAGCCTAAGATTGAAGAATAATCAACGCCTACATCCACTCGTAATTAAGTTACACAGGCTGGAGCACCCACTCCAGCCAGGGGAAAACTACTACAGGAATAATCACATCCCAAGTAGTAATCACATCCACACAACTTCCAGAGAGCAAACAGCTCAGAGGACAAATGCATGTCCTTTGGCTTTACTTCATTAGAGTTAAAAAGGTCATTCCATTTCTTGCACCTCTTTtatttgagttttctttttccttgcccTCCTCCAAGCTTTGCTGTGCAGATCTTGGGGATCCAGGCCCTGCGTCCCCTTTAGGGCTATTTCCACCTTGGGTTGATGCTCCAGGACTCTGAGGCGACATATTTTCAGCAGCTAGTGACTTTCCTGTCCCAAATCCAATAAAACCAGACAAAGATCACTCAAAAAAAAGGGATAGATAAGAAAAGCACGAGTAGCATTCCCTCTTCTATGTTATGTTTAAACTGCACCAGAACACAGAGCTCCTCCCCTGAGTCCGACTTGCACTTTCATATTCTAGTCACTTATTTCAGGAGCCATCTGTCCCCCAAGTCCTTCAGATTCTCTCCAAACTGCTAAACCCTGTGACACTTAGAGTACAGGCACAGACTTGACAGTCTCCAGCAGTAAGAAAACTCAGTTGGCTAGGAAGCTGAACCAGTGATGTTTCACATGTCATTCTATACACCCACACCTAAAGGAACAAACCAAGGCCCTGACTCAGCACATCTTGTTTCTTTGAAAGGGATCcttcttctgagaaaaacatGTAAATGAATAAACCTCTCCTTACTCAGACTTGCAAACAGAAGCCATTCCTCTAACCACCTTAACCACGGTTACTGAACACGTGCTTCTCCCGTCTGATTACTGCATCACACGCTCACCTGTCAGAGGTATTTGGCAGACTGTCATCGTCTCGTCCTTGTACTCAGGCTCTGTGTGCAACTGCACAGCTGGAAAGAGATCAG
Protein-coding regions in this window:
- the ELAC2 gene encoding LOW QUALITY PROTEIN: zinc phosphodiesterase ELAC protein 2 (The sequence of the model RefSeq protein was modified relative to this genomic sequence to represent the inferred CDS: deleted 1 base in 1 codon) gives rise to the protein MASVAAEAAARLLVAGGAAGAGGRARMWALARALLPVLGLARRRWRVPGWAMAEASSAAQPARRPKDVPRHVWARERRRSAGTGLAGPNTVYVQVVAAGSRDAGASVYVFSEFNRYLFNCGEGTQRAMQEHKLKISHLDSIFLSRVAWANVGGLPGMILTLKAMGLQRCVFLGPPRLQNYLKAIRLFPGPLKRMDLAVQLHTEPEYKDETMTVCQIPLTGKSLAAENMSPQSPGASTQGGNSPKGDAGPGSPRSAQQSLEEGKEKENSNKRGNEQKCASRHPDLVMAFLCKIHPKKGKFLAAKAQEMGLPVGTPAILPIITALKNGERITFEGRELFPEELCTPTDPGPVFIVLECPHEGFVDAVCENETFRRYQEGLPENQVALVVHMTPESVLRDSRYQQWLERFGPGTQHLVLNENSSAVHNPRSYKIQTQLNLIHPEIFPLLTTYQSKEEEAVCSVPIVRGECLLKYNFRPQQEWQRDAVTVCDHDAFVSEALDLPDFQTRVKECKESLPAVPGNVSAYPEIVFLGTGSAIPMKIRNVSSTLVNTSSTRSLLLDCGEGTFGQLCRHYGEQVDQVLCNIVAVFVSHMHTDHHSGLLNILMERRRAFAALGQAFSPLFLVAPEQIMPWLHEYHNHCEEILGDIKMITSQSLVTGCENIKPKAKWFVSSLLENYDLAEFQTCEVQHCKNAFACSMIHKSGWKIVYSGDTMPCMALVQMGKNATLLIHEATLEDGMEKEAVEKTHSTTSQAIQTGMKMNAEFIMLNHFSQRYAKIPLFSEDFSEKVGIAFDHMRVRFGDFLTIPKLIPPLKALFADDIVEMEERKEKREMRLLKETVLTLDKLAGGENKEAPCLKRKQAKNHQELPNKKLKTVN